A genome region from Micromonospora peucetia includes the following:
- a CDS encoding HAD family hydrolase, translating into MIAARLPRPRALLLDFGGVVVQTERRVTWVTDLATEIVAMLGAAGCTELTIDDVVRDVRAAAAAESAWKNAMSRLSAPAELTWRVFWSEFVAADWPEQARALVTSQAWLLCRRQGELRSTRVARNGIEDLLRGARERDIPVGIVSNAMSGIVHRDWLARAGLDKDLVVQLYSDELGIRKPNPELIRLACRALAVAPADAWYVGDNFDRDVVCGRRAGVGATVLMTARSTHDRPFVVAQTPDAVVDDPAELLRLLTLTDERHA; encoded by the coding sequence GTGATCGCCGCACGGCTGCCTCGGCCTCGCGCGCTGCTGCTGGACTTCGGTGGCGTCGTCGTGCAGACCGAACGCCGGGTCACCTGGGTCACCGACCTCGCCACCGAGATCGTCGCGATGCTCGGCGCAGCCGGTTGCACCGAGCTGACCATCGACGACGTGGTCCGCGACGTCCGGGCCGCCGCCGCCGCCGAATCCGCGTGGAAGAACGCGATGTCGCGACTGTCCGCGCCGGCCGAGCTGACCTGGCGGGTGTTCTGGTCGGAGTTCGTCGCCGCCGACTGGCCCGAGCAGGCGCGTGCGTTGGTGACCAGCCAGGCGTGGCTCCTGTGCCGACGCCAGGGTGAGCTGCGCTCGACCCGGGTCGCGCGCAACGGCATCGAGGATCTGCTCCGGGGCGCACGGGAACGCGACATCCCGGTGGGGATCGTCAGCAACGCGATGTCGGGCATCGTGCACCGGGACTGGCTCGCCCGGGCCGGCCTTGACAAGGACCTGGTGGTGCAGCTGTACAGCGACGAGCTCGGCATCCGCAAACCCAACCCGGAGCTGATCCGTCTGGCGTGCCGCGCGCTCGCGGTCGCGCCGGCCGACGCGTGGTACGTCGGCGACAACTTCGACCGCGATGTCGTCTGCGGCCGTCGGGCCGGGGTCGGAGCGACCGTTCTGATGACTGCCCGCTCCACCCACGACCGGCCTTTCGTCGTCGCCCAGACGCCCGACGCGGTCGTCGACGATCCAGCCGAACTGCTGCGGCTGCTCACCCTCACCGACGAGAGGCACGCATGA
- a CDS encoding inositol monophosphatase family protein — MTTIDATRSVRLAEVAAEAATAVGDMLRGAFRSRPEVDYKRDRHDPVTVHDKAAEARIRDVVLAAEPDSRIVGEEGGTVGEGHVEWHVDPIDGTANFAHGLPFFCTSIGAVIDGRVVAGAIYDPLRDDLYTATLSGAWHNGRLLASVGADNAQQALLLTSYPSAREIRAAPDRAVRRQTDLIIEYQTLRRIGSAALSLAHVATGWADAALGIGVNSWDVAAGSLLVTAAGGHYLGLRPNAVETDRAAWREPGYFATVGTLDPAGSSVIEAFADTHRPVSLT; from the coding sequence ATGACCACGATCGACGCGACCCGATCCGTGCGACTGGCGGAGGTGGCCGCCGAAGCCGCCACCGCAGTCGGCGACATGCTCCGTGGGGCCTTCCGTTCCCGACCCGAGGTCGACTACAAACGTGATCGGCACGACCCTGTGACCGTGCACGACAAGGCGGCCGAGGCGCGTATCCGCGACGTGGTGCTCGCCGCCGAGCCGGACAGCCGGATCGTCGGCGAAGAAGGCGGCACGGTCGGCGAGGGGCATGTCGAGTGGCACGTCGACCCGATCGACGGCACGGCCAACTTCGCCCACGGGCTGCCCTTCTTCTGCACCTCGATCGGCGCTGTGATCGACGGTCGGGTCGTCGCCGGAGCGATCTACGACCCGCTACGCGACGACCTGTACACCGCCACGCTCTCCGGGGCCTGGCACAACGGACGGCTGCTGGCCAGCGTCGGCGCCGACAACGCGCAGCAGGCGCTGCTGCTGACCAGCTACCCGAGCGCACGCGAGATCAGAGCCGCCCCCGACCGGGCGGTGCGACGGCAGACCGACCTCATCATCGAGTACCAGACGCTGCGGCGCATCGGCAGCGCCGCGCTGAGCCTGGCGCACGTCGCGACCGGCTGGGCGGATGCGGCACTCGGTATCGGTGTCAACAGTTGGGATGTCGCGGCCGGCTCGCTGCTGGTGACCGCCGCTGGCGGCCACTATCTCGGCCTGCGCCCGAACGCTGTCGAGACGGACCGGGCGGCCTGGCGGGAGCCCGGCTACTTCGCCACCGTCGGCACGCTCGACCCGGCCGGCTCGTCCGTGATCGAGGCGTTCGCCGACACCCACCGGCCGGTGTCGCTGACATGA
- a CDS encoding Cof-type HAD-IIB family hydrolase, whose product MTGADTRLGPGTALRYRWIVTDLDGTLVDRDLAMVPRSREALRTFRSVGGQVVIATGRSAASCRRYYDELGLTGAAILLNGALIANLRTGDVLHESRLDETAWTSVRALVETLPPDVATVVFVGERALATYQPAWVDAYAARDRITIERIEDWDDIDGISKVMLLGADTDAAHRIAAVARRSATGVTVVMSEATYVELLPAGVDKGVALRWLADHEQVALTEIAAVGDNPNDVPLLRASGFGVAVGDGHPEVRAAASAVAGTCLEGAVADVVAIAIGAAPTAERGSP is encoded by the coding sequence ATGACCGGCGCCGACACCCGCCTGGGCCCGGGTACCGCCCTGCGGTACCGCTGGATCGTCACCGACCTCGACGGCACACTGGTCGACCGCGACCTCGCGATGGTCCCGCGTAGCCGGGAAGCCCTGCGGACCTTCCGCAGCGTCGGCGGCCAGGTCGTGATCGCCACCGGCCGCAGCGCCGCCTCGTGCCGGCGCTACTACGACGAACTCGGCCTCACCGGAGCGGCGATCCTGCTCAACGGCGCGCTCATCGCCAACCTGCGCACCGGTGACGTGCTGCACGAGAGCCGCCTCGACGAGACGGCGTGGACGTCGGTCCGCGCCTTGGTCGAGACGCTGCCGCCCGACGTGGCCACCGTCGTGTTCGTCGGTGAACGGGCCCTCGCCACGTACCAGCCCGCCTGGGTCGATGCCTACGCCGCCCGCGACCGCATCACCATCGAGCGCATCGAAGACTGGGACGACATCGACGGCATCAGCAAGGTCATGCTGCTGGGCGCCGACACCGACGCCGCGCACCGGATCGCCGCGGTCGCGCGTCGATCCGCCACCGGCGTAACCGTCGTGATGTCCGAGGCCACCTACGTGGAACTGCTCCCCGCAGGCGTCGACAAGGGCGTCGCACTGCGCTGGCTCGCCGACCATGAGCAGGTGGCCCTGACCGAGATCGCGGCCGTCGGTGACAACCCCAACGACGTGCCCCTGCTGCGGGCCAGCGGATTCGGCGTGGCGGTCGGCGACGGACACCCGGAGGTCCGGGCCGCGGCCTCCGCGGTGGCTGGCACCTGCCTCGAAGGAGCCGTCGCCGACGTCGTCGCCATCGCCATCGGCGCTGCCCCGACCGCCGAACGAGGCTCACCGTGA
- a CDS encoding CoA-acylating methylmalonate-semialdehyde dehydrogenase produces the protein MRNIEHWIDGKPAQTLSDRTASVWNPATGQPQAKVPLAGSADVDTAVAAATRAWHSWRETSLTARTKVLFAFRDLVERHTDDLARMITAEHGKVLDDARGEVTRGREVIDFACGIPQLLKGSYSDQVSTGVDSYTFRQSLGVCVGITPFNFPVMVPMWMHPIAIACGNTFVLKPSERDPSPSNLLAELYAEAGLPAGVFNVVHGDRDAVDRLLDHPDVAAVSFVGSTPIARHVHQRASAAGKRVQALGGAKNHAVVLPDADLADAARQITAAAYGSAGQRCMAISAVVAVGSAADELVPLLTEHARRVRVGPGDAQASEMGPVVTADARDRITGYITRAAEAGVSLVVDGREATTREGFFIGPTLFDTVSTDAEVYRDEVFGPVLVVVRAAGFDDAVRIVNASEYGNGVALFTGSGAAARRFTRAVTVGMVGVNVPVPVPMAYHSFGGWKNSLFGDTHVHGPEGVSFYTRGKVVTTRWPSGSPSTVSLSFPTTS, from the coding sequence ATGCGCAACATCGAGCACTGGATCGACGGCAAGCCAGCACAAACCCTGTCGGACCGGACCGCCTCCGTCTGGAATCCCGCCACCGGCCAGCCACAGGCGAAGGTGCCGCTGGCCGGTTCCGCGGACGTCGACACGGCTGTCGCCGCCGCGACCCGGGCTTGGCATTCGTGGCGGGAGACCTCGCTGACCGCCCGGACGAAGGTCCTCTTCGCCTTCCGCGACCTGGTCGAGAGACACACCGACGACCTGGCCCGGATGATCACCGCCGAGCACGGCAAGGTCCTCGACGACGCTCGTGGGGAGGTGACCCGCGGCCGGGAGGTCATCGACTTCGCCTGTGGAATCCCACAACTACTCAAGGGCAGCTACTCCGACCAGGTGTCCACCGGCGTCGACTCGTACACGTTCCGACAGTCACTCGGTGTGTGCGTCGGGATCACGCCATTCAACTTCCCCGTCATGGTCCCGATGTGGATGCACCCGATCGCCATCGCCTGTGGCAACACCTTCGTCCTCAAACCCAGCGAGCGTGACCCGTCCCCGTCGAACCTGCTCGCTGAGCTGTACGCCGAGGCCGGGCTGCCGGCCGGTGTGTTCAACGTCGTTCACGGGGACAGAGACGCCGTCGATCGGCTGCTCGACCATCCCGACGTCGCCGCCGTGTCGTTCGTCGGTTCCACGCCGATCGCACGCCACGTCCACCAGCGGGCCAGCGCCGCCGGCAAACGGGTCCAGGCACTCGGTGGTGCCAAGAACCACGCCGTCGTGCTTCCCGACGCCGATCTCGCCGACGCGGCCAGGCAGATCACCGCCGCGGCGTACGGCTCGGCCGGGCAACGGTGCATGGCGATCTCCGCCGTGGTCGCGGTCGGCTCCGCCGCCGACGAACTCGTGCCCCTGCTCACCGAGCACGCACGTCGGGTACGCGTCGGGCCGGGGGACGCGCAGGCCAGTGAGATGGGACCGGTGGTAACCGCCGATGCCCGCGACAGGATCACCGGCTACATCACCCGGGCCGCCGAGGCGGGTGTCTCCCTCGTCGTCGACGGGCGTGAGGCAACCACCCGCGAGGGGTTCTTCATCGGCCCAACCCTCTTCGACACGGTCAGCACCGATGCCGAGGTGTACCGCGACGAGGTGTTCGGACCTGTGCTGGTCGTCGTCCGCGCCGCCGGTTTCGACGATGCCGTGCGCATCGTCAACGCGAGCGAGTACGGCAACGGCGTCGCGCTCTTCACCGGAAGTGGGGCGGCGGCCCGCCGATTCACCCGTGCGGTGACCGTCGGCATGGTGGGCGTCAACGTGCCCGTTCCGGTGCCGATGGCCTATCACTCATTCGGCGGCTGGAAGAACTCCCTGTTCGGTGACACCCACGTGCACGGCCCTGAGGGCGTCAGCTTCTATACCCGGGGAAAGGTCGTCACGACCCGTTGGCCCAGCGGATCCCCCTCGACGGTCAGCCTGAGCTTCCCGACCACAAGCTGA
- a CDS encoding MFS transporter codes for MNVTPTAAGAARPATYRDVFAVAEARVLFGSFGVFMVGETVKMIALSVLVYERTGSGLLAALAYVTAFLPHALGGLFMLALADRWPPRTVLVGYDLLRLAAVVTLALGVLSPAGMLVLAAAVGLFAPVSNAARAALLPEVLPGDAYVLGRSLLTVAAGGTQVLGFALGGVLLGWIGPYGALWATAATCALSALLVRAGLAPRPPRTGRDGSGAVRETWQINRALLADRRIRGLLLAQWLPGSLFVGAEGVAVPYAAELGPGGGAGVLLMAAAFGMLLGNLLVGRFVGPAHREAWTPWLALLLGVPMLAFVARPGLWLAAALFAAATAGFAYQLGLARRFLDAVPETRRGQAFGLLSAGMMTIQGLAATAGGALSDALGPGTVMALAGAASLVATLALWRVLTPGPDRTTSPS; via the coding sequence GTGAACGTCACCCCCACCGCGGCCGGCGCCGCGCGGCCCGCCACCTACCGGGATGTCTTCGCCGTCGCCGAGGCCCGCGTCCTCTTCGGCAGCTTCGGCGTGTTCATGGTCGGCGAGACGGTGAAGATGATCGCCCTGTCCGTGCTCGTCTACGAGCGCACCGGCTCGGGACTGCTCGCCGCGCTGGCGTACGTGACCGCTTTCCTGCCGCACGCGCTGGGCGGGCTGTTCATGCTCGCGCTCGCCGACCGGTGGCCCCCGCGCACGGTGCTCGTCGGCTACGACCTGCTCCGGCTCGCCGCGGTGGTGACCCTCGCCCTCGGCGTGCTCTCCCCGGCGGGAATGCTCGTCCTGGCCGCGGCCGTCGGTCTGTTCGCGCCGGTCAGCAACGCCGCCCGGGCTGCCCTGCTGCCGGAGGTGCTGCCCGGCGACGCCTACGTGCTCGGCCGGTCCCTGCTCACCGTGGCGGCGGGCGGCACCCAGGTCCTCGGGTTCGCCCTCGGCGGTGTGCTGCTCGGTTGGATCGGCCCGTACGGCGCGCTCTGGGCGACCGCCGCGACCTGCGCCCTCTCCGCCCTGCTCGTCCGCGCCGGGCTCGCGCCGCGACCGCCTCGCACGGGGCGGGACGGTTCCGGGGCGGTCCGCGAGACCTGGCAGATCAACCGGGCGTTGCTCGCCGACCGGCGGATCCGCGGGCTGCTGTTGGCGCAGTGGCTGCCCGGCTCGCTGTTCGTCGGCGCCGAGGGGGTCGCCGTGCCGTACGCCGCCGAGCTCGGGCCGGGGGGCGGTGCGGGGGTGCTGCTGATGGCCGCCGCGTTCGGGATGCTCCTCGGGAACCTGCTGGTGGGGCGGTTCGTCGGCCCGGCCCACCGGGAGGCGTGGACGCCGTGGCTCGCGCTGCTGCTCGGCGTACCCATGCTGGCCTTCGTGGCCCGGCCGGGCCTGTGGCTGGCGGCGGCCCTCTTCGCGGCGGCGACCGCGGGCTTCGCCTACCAACTCGGGCTGGCCCGGCGGTTCCTCGACGCGGTTCCGGAGACCCGCCGCGGCCAGGCCTTCGGGCTGCTCAGCGCCGGCATGATGACGATCCAGGGGCTGGCTGCCACCGCCGGCGGCGCGCTGAGTGACGCGCTCGGTCCGGGAACGGTGATGGCGCTGGCCGGTGCGGCGTCGCTCGTGGCGACCCTGGCACTGTGGCGCGTCCTCACACCGGGGCCCGACCGGACAACCTCGCCATCGTGA
- a CDS encoding ArsR/SmtB family transcription factor, whose amino-acid sequence MRIEVTPADVAASRYAISPLGEAMSALRLCAGQNTAAALTPWVTRARPAYQRLRRESPAVGALLALLRHGGYNADFTQPPPDVAGREFADELAVVRATPLAQARSELARNLAGPRSTPPAYARAIYRSPDVVDLLADAIEAAWVTLVEPDWPRLRAILERDLLHRAGRLVAYGWGAAVADLDPRLRWAPGGAVGAIEVSHADSRVCRLDGRGMLFVPTVFGTMITYIDPPWPFAVVYRASGVAELLGPPDPTRPEDALDRLVGRARAAVLRALAVPATTSQLVAQLGLSLGGVGDHLAVLRDAGLIARTRTGRTVLYRRTPLGEALTGLG is encoded by the coding sequence GTGCGGATCGAGGTCACCCCGGCCGATGTCGCGGCGAGCCGGTACGCGATATCTCCGCTGGGCGAGGCGATGTCCGCCCTGCGGCTCTGCGCCGGCCAGAACACCGCCGCCGCGCTGACGCCATGGGTGACCCGGGCGCGACCGGCCTACCAGCGGCTGCGACGGGAGTCGCCCGCGGTGGGTGCCCTACTGGCGTTGCTGCGCCATGGCGGCTACAACGCGGACTTCACCCAGCCGCCACCGGACGTCGCCGGGCGGGAGTTCGCCGACGAACTGGCCGTGGTCCGGGCGACCCCACTCGCCCAGGCCCGCAGCGAACTGGCCCGCAACCTCGCCGGCCCGCGAAGCACCCCACCGGCGTACGCCCGCGCGATCTACCGCTCACCCGACGTGGTGGACCTGCTCGCGGACGCGATCGAGGCGGCCTGGGTGACGCTGGTCGAGCCGGACTGGCCCCGCCTGCGGGCGATCCTGGAACGGGACCTGCTGCATCGGGCCGGCCGACTCGTCGCGTACGGCTGGGGGGCGGCCGTCGCGGACCTGGACCCCCGGTTGCGATGGGCGCCCGGCGGGGCGGTCGGGGCGATCGAGGTCTCTCACGCCGACTCGCGCGTCTGCCGGCTCGACGGTCGGGGAATGCTCTTCGTCCCCACCGTCTTCGGCACCATGATCACCTATATCGACCCGCCCTGGCCGTTCGCCGTCGTCTACCGGGCCTCCGGGGTGGCGGAGCTGCTGGGTCCGCCCGATCCCACCCGGCCCGAGGACGCCCTGGACCGGCTGGTGGGGCGCGCTCGGGCGGCGGTGCTACGGGCATTGGCCGTGCCCGCCACCACCAGCCAGCTCGTCGCCCAGCTCGGGCTCAGCCTCGGTGGGGTCGGCGACCACCTGGCGGTGCTACGCGACGCGGGGCTCATCGCCAGGACCCGCACCGGACGGACGGTGCTCTACCGGCGCACCCCGCTCGGCGAGGCACTCACCGGTCTCGGCTGA
- a CDS encoding MmcQ/YjbR family DNA-binding protein, whose product MADADDVRRLALALPQVVEIDSEGFDFRVADKGFIWSYPERRPGTSRLIRTDVAVLYVGDEAEKQALLLGEPEVFFTTPAYHGLPLVMLRLAQVNVDRLHELVTDAWRMRAPDARPGPATG is encoded by the coding sequence ATGGCTGACGCCGACGACGTCCGTCGCCTGGCGCTGGCCCTGCCGCAGGTGGTCGAGATCGACAGCGAGGGCTTCGACTTCCGGGTCGCCGACAAGGGGTTCATCTGGTCCTACCCCGAGCGCAGACCCGGTACGTCGCGGCTCATCCGGACCGATGTGGCGGTGCTGTACGTGGGCGACGAAGCGGAGAAGCAGGCGTTGCTCCTCGGCGAACCCGAGGTTTTCTTCACCACCCCCGCGTACCACGGGCTGCCGCTGGTCATGCTGCGGCTGGCGCAGGTGAACGTCGATCGCCTGCACGAACTCGTCACCGACGCCTGGCGGATGCGCGCCCCGGATGCGCGCCCCGGACCCGCCACGGGGTGA
- a CDS encoding S1 family peptidase yields the protein MRLSGSSLRHAAALSVAGALVVGTLTGAPAQAAPATPASPDQATALAAALGDRSAGTYAGADGAMVVTVTDDAAARKVRAAGATPKLVTRGANELARATAALDSSARVAGTAWWTDPATNQVVVSVDSTVTGAKLQRVEAVAERLGGAVRIEREAGTLATRAAGGEAIYAEGGGRCSLGFNVRSGDTYYFLTAGHCTDITPNWYADAGQSSQLGSGGTGSFPGNDYGIVQHSNAGAADGSVYLYDGTTRDITGAADAFVGQSVQRSGSTTGLHGGTVEATGATVNYAEGSVTGLIRTTVCAEPGDSGGALFSGSTALGLTSGGSGNCSSGGTTYFQPVTEALSVYGVEIV from the coding sequence ATGCGACTATCCGGGTCCTCGTTGCGCCATGCCGCCGCTCTCTCCGTGGCCGGCGCACTGGTCGTCGGCACACTGACCGGCGCTCCCGCTCAGGCCGCACCCGCGACGCCTGCCTCCCCCGACCAGGCCACCGCGCTCGCCGCCGCCCTCGGCGACCGCTCCGCCGGGACGTACGCCGGGGCCGACGGCGCCATGGTCGTCACCGTGACCGACGATGCCGCCGCCCGAAAGGTCCGCGCGGCCGGCGCGACCCCGAAGCTCGTCACCCGTGGTGCGAACGAACTCGCCCGTGCCACCGCCGCCCTCGACAGCTCGGCGCGGGTCGCCGGCACCGCGTGGTGGACCGACCCGGCGACCAACCAGGTCGTCGTCTCCGTCGACAGCACGGTGACCGGCGCGAAGCTCCAGCGCGTCGAGGCCGTCGCCGAGCGGCTCGGCGGCGCCGTCCGCATCGAGCGGGAGGCCGGGACGCTCGCCACCCGGGCCGCCGGCGGCGAGGCCATCTACGCCGAGGGGGGCGGTCGCTGCTCGCTCGGCTTCAACGTCCGCAGCGGCGACACGTACTACTTCCTCACCGCCGGGCACTGCACCGACATCACCCCCAACTGGTACGCCGACGCCGGGCAGAGCAGCCAGCTCGGCTCCGGCGGCACCGGCAGCTTCCCCGGTAACGACTACGGGATCGTCCAGCACAGCAACGCGGGTGCCGCCGACGGCAGCGTCTACCTCTACGACGGCACCACCCGGGACATCACCGGCGCGGCCGACGCCTTCGTCGGGCAGTCGGTGCAGCGCTCCGGCAGCACCACCGGCCTGCACGGCGGCACGGTCGAGGCGACCGGTGCCACGGTCAACTACGCCGAGGGCAGCGTCACCGGCCTGATCCGCACCACGGTCTGCGCCGAGCCGGGCGACAGCGGTGGCGCGCTCTTCAGCGGGAGCACCGCCCTCGGCCTGACCTCGGGTGGCAGCGGAAACTGCTCCTCCGGCGGGACCACCTACTTCCAGCCGGTCACCGAGGCGCTGAGCGTCTACGGGGTGGAGATCGTCTGA
- a CDS encoding MFS transporter, which produces MAQRLGRSFGWLWSAFAASTVGTWLGFGAFPLIAIQVLDAGPAAVSALAAAGLAVGAMLALPLGPWVERQRKKPVMIATDVIRFAALLSIPVTFGFGLLTYTQLLAVSVLGAAANIAFTSASGAYLKSIVRPDQLLVANGRFESTTWTATAVGPTLGGAAVSLLGPVVTVIANAVGFLLSALGVGMIREREPRPARETGPRLRGADLLEGWRFILADRELRPLFVNTVTVNALIMAAEPLLAVLLLGDLGWAPWQYGLAFGLPCVGGFVGAQLAPRLAARHGRRRVLLASGVLRALWPVGLFFVLPGTAGVVLVIAVELALITCMGVFNPLFATERLERVPADRVGRVLVAWNVTGVGAIAVLTALWGVLAAATDVRVAIGIAGVLLLATPLSLPRTGPRTPAGGPREPSLTALR; this is translated from the coding sequence GTGGCGCAACGTTTGGGGCGCTCGTTCGGGTGGTTGTGGTCGGCGTTCGCGGCCAGCACCGTGGGCACCTGGTTGGGGTTCGGGGCGTTTCCGCTGATCGCGATCCAGGTGCTCGACGCCGGTCCGGCCGCGGTCTCCGCCCTGGCCGCGGCGGGACTGGCGGTGGGTGCGATGCTGGCGCTTCCCCTTGGCCCGTGGGTCGAGCGGCAGCGCAAGAAGCCGGTCATGATCGCCACGGACGTCATCCGGTTCGCGGCCCTGCTGAGCATCCCCGTCACCTTCGGGTTCGGGCTGCTGACCTACACCCAACTGCTGGCCGTCTCCGTGCTCGGGGCCGCGGCAAACATCGCCTTCACCTCCGCGAGCGGCGCCTATCTCAAGTCGATCGTGCGCCCCGATCAGCTGCTGGTCGCCAACGGGCGGTTCGAGTCGACCACCTGGACGGCCACCGCGGTGGGGCCGACCCTGGGCGGGGCTGCCGTCAGTCTGCTGGGGCCCGTCGTCACCGTGATCGCCAACGCGGTCGGGTTCCTGCTGTCCGCGCTCGGGGTCGGCATGATCCGGGAGCGCGAGCCGCGCCCGGCACGGGAGACCGGACCCCGGCTGCGCGGCGCGGACCTGCTGGAGGGGTGGCGGTTCATCCTCGCCGACCGTGAGCTGCGCCCGCTGTTCGTGAACACCGTGACCGTCAATGCCCTGATCATGGCGGCCGAGCCACTGCTGGCCGTGCTGCTCCTGGGCGACCTGGGCTGGGCACCCTGGCAGTACGGCCTGGCATTCGGCCTGCCGTGCGTCGGCGGGTTCGTCGGCGCCCAGCTCGCCCCACGGCTGGCAGCCCGGCACGGGCGCCGCCGGGTCCTGCTGGCCTCGGGCGTGCTGCGCGCGCTGTGGCCGGTCGGCCTGTTCTTCGTGCTGCCCGGCACCGCCGGCGTGGTCCTGGTGATTGCCGTCGAGCTGGCGCTGATCACCTGCATGGGCGTGTTCAACCCGCTGTTCGCCACCGAGCGACTCGAACGGGTGCCGGCTGACCGCGTCGGCCGGGTGCTGGTCGCCTGGAACGTCACGGGCGTCGGGGCGATCGCGGTGCTGACCGCGCTGTGGGGCGTCCTGGCCGCGGCCACCGACGTGCGGGTCGCGATCGGCATCGCCGGCGTGCTGCTCCTGGCCACCCCGCTGTCGCTCCCGCGCACCGGCCCGCGGACGCCGGCCGGCGGGCCTAGGGAGCCGTCCCTGACCGCTTTGCGGTAA
- a CDS encoding LysR family transcriptional regulator, with product MDLDTVRTFVAVADAGQFQEAAIDLRITQQAVSKRVANLERSLGVTLFARTARGARLTLDGQAFLPHSRELLRAAERAAASVRPGERALRVDVLNRRIAPAVALQNFYRAHPGVELDVVTLSDADAGTAIEAVRTGEIDATFRAVSVPARELPDGILVERALDDPLQLLAGPSHPLAAARSLTPADLTGHRVWIPGIRRGTEWAAYYDELTGAFDLRIDAIGPNFGTEALLDAIVDSADLATLVGAGDRYIWPATHDLRRIPIHGPTPVYPHAFVRRADNPHPTLTALRRHLAASRPRTATEVWAPSWASLRA from the coding sequence GTGGACCTCGACACCGTGCGCACCTTCGTCGCCGTCGCCGACGCGGGCCAGTTCCAGGAAGCCGCCATCGACCTGAGGATCACGCAGCAGGCCGTCTCCAAGCGGGTGGCCAACCTCGAACGCAGCCTCGGAGTCACCCTCTTCGCCCGTACCGCCCGCGGTGCCCGGCTGACCCTCGACGGGCAGGCGTTCCTGCCGCACTCCCGGGAACTGCTCCGGGCCGCCGAACGGGCCGCGGCCTCGGTCCGGCCGGGCGAACGCGCGCTGCGCGTGGACGTCCTGAACCGGCGTATCGCCCCGGCGGTGGCACTGCAGAACTTCTACCGCGCCCACCCGGGGGTCGAACTCGACGTGGTCACGCTCTCGGACGCCGACGCCGGGACGGCCATCGAGGCCGTCCGCACCGGAGAGATCGACGCGACCTTCCGGGCCGTGTCCGTACCCGCCCGCGAGCTACCCGACGGCATCCTCGTCGAACGGGCCCTGGACGACCCGCTGCAACTGCTCGCCGGCCCGTCCCACCCGCTCGCCGCCGCCCGGTCCTTGACCCCGGCCGACCTGACCGGGCACCGCGTCTGGATCCCCGGCATCAGGCGGGGCACCGAGTGGGCCGCCTACTACGACGAGCTCACCGGAGCCTTCGACCTGCGGATCGACGCGATCGGCCCGAACTTCGGCACCGAGGCGCTGCTCGACGCGATCGTCGACTCCGCCGACCTGGCAACTCTTGTGGGCGCCGGTGACCGGTACATCTGGCCGGCCACCCACGACCTGCGCCGCATCCCGATCCACGGCCCGACACCGGTCTATCCCCATGCGTTCGTACGCCGCGCGGACAACCCGCACCCCACCCTCACCGCGCTCCGCCGGCACCTGGCGGCATCACGGCCTCGCACCGCGACCGAGGTCTGGGCCCCGAGTTGGGCCAGCCTCCGCGCCTGA